The genomic window gtacagttccgggcaccacattataggaaggatgtgattgcaccggagagggtgcagaggagattcaccagcatgttgcctgggctggagcatttcagctatgaagagagactgaaaagactagggttgttttcctttgagcagagaaggttgagggaagatatgattgaggtatacaaaattctgaggggcattgataggttagataggaagaaacgttttcccttagcggaggggtcaataaccagggggcatagatttaaggtaaggtgcaggaggtttagaggggatttgaagaaacattttttcacccagagggtggttggaatctggaacgcactgcctgaagatgtggtagaggcaggaaccctcacaacatttaagaagtatttagatgagcacttgaaacaccatagcatccaaggctatgggccaagtgctggaaaatgggattagaatagttaggtgcttgatggccagcacaaacacaatgggacgaagggcctgtttctgtgctgtataactctatggctctatgtgtGTGAGATATGTGTGCAcacgtgtaaatgtgtgtgtggttACTGTGTGtgcctgtggtgtatgtgtgtgtgtgtcatgtatatgtgtgtgttgtgtgtctatatatatgtgtgtgcgcatatgtgtgtatgtctgtgtgtgtatgtatgtgtgcatgtgtgtgatgtCTATGTGTACATACATAGGATTACATaagacatacagcacagaaacaggccattcggaccaacCAGtcgatgctggcatttatgctccatttGCAccttctcccatctttcctcacCTAAATcgatcatcgtaaccctctattcccttctccttcatatgcttgtctcgcttccctttaaatgcatctatctaTTCGCTTCAaacactctctgtggtagtgagttccacattctcaccactctttgggtaaagaagtttcttttgaatttcCTATTATATTTCTTGGTaagtatcttatattgatggccttgagctatgctcttccccacaagtggaaacattttctctacatccgCTGTATCAACacttttcattattttaaagaccgtcattcggtcacctctcagctttcttttttcaagagaaaggaGACCCAGCCtgatcatcctttcctgatatctgTACCCACGCATTTCTGATATAATCCTTCTAAatcttctctgccccctctccagtgcctctgtatactttttataatatggtgaccagaactgcacgcaatgatctaaccaaggtttgatacaggtttagtataacttccctacttttcaattataTCCCTCCAGAAATAAAGCCGAGTGCTTAGTttatttttatggccttgctaacctgtggagcaacttttagtgattggtgtacttGTACTCCGAGATTCCTTTGTTCCTCTATCCCACCTAGActcacaccttccaagtaataagtgacctccctattcttcttaccaaaatgcactacctcacatttatctgtgttgaactttatttgacaattatttgcccattctgcaagttgattaatgtcctcctgtaatttactGCAGTTCTCCTCAATATTGAcaatccccaccaccacccccgctcACCACATCTCCCgtaatttagtgtcatctgcaaatttaggaaggaagttccaggattttgactcagcgacagtgaaggaacggcaatatagttccaagtcaggatggtgtgtggcttcaaggggaacttgcaggtggtggtgttcctatgcaactgctgcccttatccttctaggtcttagaggttgcaggtttggaaggtgctgtctaaggagccttggtgcgttgctgaagtgcatcttgtagatgccacagtgtgtcggtggtggtggaagtgaatgttcgtggatgatgtaccaatcaagcaggctgctttgtcctggatggtgtcgagcttcttgagtgttgttagagctgcacccatccaggcaattggagagtattccatcacactcctgacttgtgccttgtagatggcggacagtctttggggagtcaggaggtgagttactcgctgcaggattcttacCCTCTGAGTTATTAAGAAAAATCAGTCATGCTAAAAATACTACTCTTTTTTACCATGTGTGTTATTTTTCCAAACTATAAATTATTTCcttttttcattttatttcagaCATCAAAATAACCTTGTGACGTTATAGGTGATGTATACCCAATCTAGTAACAATATTACTGATCCCTACACAATATAAATAGCTCAGTATCAGATTTGATCAAGATCTTTGTATAGAAACAGTATAACTAAATGCTTTAAGTAAATAATTGGTTAAAATTGACTCAAACTCAAAGGTCAGTTACACTGTTCAACATGTGTCTACTCTGTACAAACTGTAATCAATGAAATATTTCAACAGCAAAGTTTGCATGTTGAACTTATTTTCGGATTTCATAAAAGGGGAGCTAAGGGTAAGATGTCCAAATGCTCTTGAAAATAAAAGGGACTGTTCAACTTTTTAAGTAGATGTTCCAAAATGATTTGGAAAGAagagcatgaccccgagtttccggttgcttgccatttcaacacacacccctgctgtcatgcccacatatctgtcctgggcttactgcagtgttccagtgaacatcaacacaagatcaaggaacagcatctcctttatcgattagacacactacagcctgccagactgaacattgagttcaataatttcagagcatgacgggtccccctttttattttcagttatttttttcttttttctttttttttttaaatttgtttcatcatttatttttcttaccatgtgcctgcccagttttttttcatgtttgtgctttgggccagggctgttcatttttctgtccattaacaccctctctgcactaacgctttgtctttcatcacaccattaacataccatttgcctttgctccatgaccttctggtcagttattctctgtgcccctgtcctatcaacacctttacttttgttatctcttgccccacccctgctttatttatttaaaacctattaaatttctaacctttgccagttctaatgaagggtcactgacctgaaacattaactcagcttctctctccatagatgctgccagacctgcagagtatttccaacatttcttgtttttatttcagatttacagcatctgcagtattttgtttttattccaaaatgatTGTTGTATAAGAAAATCAATAGCTGTAATTTCTGCTACAACTTAAATATTGCAACGCATTAGCTATCATTGTATGAAGTAAAACTCATTTTGGAGAAACAATACGTGGAAAAGCAGACATTTACTTTGTTTACTTAAATAATATATCATTTATTATTGTGATAAATACTGGCATATCAAACTGTACTTAAACATGACTTGACTTGCTCCACAGATTATCATATCAGACATTATGTTGAATGAGAATAAAACCATTGTGGATATGTACCTCAGACAAAAGAGGATTTCCATAAATAGGTTTATAAAATAAAGGTaagttcatttatatatattacattgCTATATCTATACTTTATATACAATTATAAAATATTGTAGGACGTTAAAACACTATTTTTCTACTTGGATAATTAAATGTATTCAGACAAACCTTTCTCTACGCAGCAAAACAAATTCATTACAGAGTCCATCATTTTGGATGTATGACTGATAAGCCAATATAAGATCAGAACCTAAGTATGAcaccctggttggagtcatacctagcacaaaggaaaatggttgttgttgttgaaggccaatcatctcaggcacaggacatcgctgcaggaggtcctcagggtagtgttcaatgcccaaccatcttcagctgcttcatcaatgaccttctctccagcaTAAGGTctgatgtggggatgtttgctgatgattgcacagtgttcagtaccattcgcaattcctcaggtactgaagcagtccgtgcagcaacacctggacaaaattcagtcttgggcaagtaacatttgtgccacacaagtgccaggcaatgaccatctccagcgagagaatctaagcatctccccttgacattcaacaacattacaatTGCTAaacaccccaccatcaacatcctgggggttatcattgaccagaaacttaactggaccagccatataaatactgtggttacaacaacaggtcagagacagaaaattctgcagtgagtaactcacctcctgactcgccaaagcctgtcaatcatctacaaggcaccagtcaggagtgtgacagaatactctcaacttgcctggatgagtgcagcatgacaccatccagaacaaagcagccctcttgatcggcaccccatccattacctccaccaccacggacgcacagtggcagcagtgtgtaccatctctcagATGCAATGCAACAATTCGCTGagaccccttcgacagcaccttccaaacacgcaaacTCCACCACCTATAAGAACacgggcagcagacatatgggaacaccacacttgcaagttcccttccaagtcacatacaTCTTGATTTGGAACTTTAtcaccactgggtcaaaatcctggaacaccctccttaatagcactgtgggatgtgacgattcaagaaggcagctcactcccATCTTCTCAAGgataatgagggatgggcaataaatgactgggcatacctcaaaatgaggtgtcaacctggtgaagctacaagacaggactatctgcatgccaaactgcataagcagcatgcgatagacagagctaagcgatcccataaccaacggatcagatctaagctgtgtagtcctgccacatccagccgcgaatggtggtggacaattaaacaacttactggaggaggtggctccacaaatatccccatcctcaatgatgggggagcccagcacatcagtgcaaaagataaggctgaagcatttgcaacaatcttcagccagaagtgctgagttgatgatccatctcggcctcctcctgaagtccccagcatcacagatgccagatttcagccaattcgattcactccgcatgatatcaagaaatgactgaaggcactggatactgcaaaagctatgggccctgacaatattccggcaatagtactgaagacctgtgctcaagaacttgcctcgcccctaggcaagctgttccagaacaactacaacactggcatctaccctgcaatgtggaaaattgcccaagtatgtcctgtacacaaaaagcaggaaaagtccaacccggccaattaccgccccatcagcctgctctcaatcatcagtaaagtgatggaaagtgtcatcaacagtgccatcaagcagaacttgcttagcaataacctgctcagtgacgctcagtttgggttccgccagggccactcagctcctgacctcatcacagctttggttcaaacatggaaaaaaagagctgaactcaagaggtgaggcaagagtgactgcccttgacagcaaggcagcatttgaccgagtatgccatcaaggagccctaacaaaactgaggtcaatgggaatcagggggaaaaccctccgctggctggagtcatacctagcacaaaggaagatagttgtggttgttggaggtcaatcatctgtgctccaagacatcactgcaggagttcctcagggtagtgtcctaggcccaaccatcttcagctgcttcatcaatgaccttccttcaatcataaggtcagaagtgaggatgttcgctgatgattacacaatgttcagcaccattcatgactcctcagatactgaagcagtccatgtagaaatgcagcagacctggacaatatccaggcttgggctgataagtagcaagtaacattcgcgccacacaagtgccgggcaatgaccatctccaacaagagagaatctaaccatctcccctttacattcaacggcattaccatcgctgaatctcccactatcaacatcaccattgaccagaaactgaactggagtaaccatataaataccgtggctacaagagcaggtcaggggccaggaatcctgaggcgagtaactcacctcctgactccccaaagcttgtccaccatctacaaggcaccaggagtgtgatggaatactctccagttgcctggatgggtgcagctccaacaacactcaagaagctccacaccatccaggacaaagcagcccacttgattggcaccccatctacaaacattcactccctccaccactgacgcacagcggcagcagtgtgtaccatctacaagatgcactgcagcaatgcaccaaggctccttagacagcaccttccaaaaccatgacctctatcaactagaaggacaaaggcagcaaatacatgggaacaccaccacctgcaagttcccctccaagtcacacaccatcctgacttggaactgtatcgccgttccttcattgtcgctgggtcaaaatcctggaactcccttcctaacagcactgtgggtgtacctaccccaaatggactgcagcggttcaagaaggcagctcaccaccaccttctcaagggcaattagggatgggcagtaactgctggcctggccagtgactcccacatcccatgaatgaatataaaaaaaatgctggccttgccagagacacccacatcccaaaaacgagaaagaaaaattagaAAATAAAATGTGACTAACTAGAAATACTAGTCCTTTTACCAAAGAATGTTACCTTTTCCAAAATATGTCTGATTTTATTTCAAACGTCAGAACAATCTCATGACATTATGGGTGATGTAATCAAGGCCTTTGAAGCACATTACCCAAACCTCTCAATaactagtccaataacattatcAAAATGCTACCATCTCTGTACTATGCTACTGTCATCAAAGATTGTTTAATTTACATAAACTAGTGACATTTAAAACATTCTAGCTTGTTAGTGTAAATAGTAGAATTGAAATATATTATTTATTTCCGTTTTGCACCTTTTCTAGTGCATGTTGATGTGATGAAGAGGAGCAACAAAGTAAAATCTTCAATAAAGGCTTCGGAATAGGTTGAGAAATCAAATACCAATGAGCTTTTAAAAGGAAGTACAATGGACACAAATCTCTCTGGGACAGCAGGAGCTGTTCAGTGCTGTTATGAATTTGTAAATGGATCTTGCCCTAAAGCAAACCGATCAAACATCCTTCGGCTTACAATGTATATGTTTATGCTGTTAATAATTCTCTTTACTGTTATTGGTAACATGTTACTCATCATTTCAATTTCCCATTTCAAGCACCTTTACACACCCACCAATTATCTTATTCTTTCTTTGGCTACTGCTGATTTTCTGTTGGGATGTTTGGTTATGCCTTACAGCATGGTGAGGTCTGTAGAAACATGTTGGTATTTTGGGCAGTTGTTTTGCAAGTTTCATTCCAGCTGTGATATTATGCTCAGCACAGCTTCAATATTACATCTGTGTTTCATCTCTGTTGACCGTTACTatgcagtgtgtgacccactgagatACAAAACAAGAATAACATTCTTCTCAGTACAGATAATGGTCTTCATTAGTTGGGCTGCGTCAGCTGTTTTTGCTTTTGGCTTAATCTTTTTAAACTTAAATATAAAAGGAATTGAAGAATTTTACTACAATAATATTGCTTGCTATGGGAGCTGTACTCTTATATTTAGTGAAATATCAGGGGTGGTTACCTCACTGATTTCCTTTTACATCCCGGGAGTCACCATGTTGTGTATTTATTGTAAAATATATTTTGTGGCTATCAAACAGGTCAGAAGCATAAACAGAATAATGATTCAATTTCAAAACATCGAAGATAAAAGAAGTAGATCTTCGCGAAACAATGAAAGAAAAGCTGCAAAAACTCTCGGGCTAGTGATGGGCGTGTTCCTGATTTGTTGGTCTCCATTTTTCATTTGCACCTCAATGGATGCTTTTGTCAATTTTTCAATCCCGCCTGTTTTGTTTGATGCCCTTGTTTGGTTTGGTTACTTGAATTCTACATTCAATCCCATAATCTACGGCTTCTTCTTTTCCTGGTTTAGAAAAGCTGTAACAGTCATTTGGACGTGCTAAATATTTCATCCTGCTTCTTCTAGAATGGACTAGTCCTGTGAGTAAACGATACACAATTAGTAAACACGGTGTAAAAGTGGTTACTAAAGAAGTTATTTGTCACTTTGACTAATTTGCACTGGTAATGATTTAATACATTTGTAATTTGTCGTGAATATAAATTTAGGAGGGTTGATTTTGACACATGCCCATTCTTGAACCATTCAGGGACCCAAGCCTCACTTCCATGTTCCCAGCTAGCTGCACATCCTGAACAGACATCTCACTGCGACATCTCACTTCACTAAATCAGAATCAGAAAAAAGACTCCAGGATATTTTAAGAACAGCCAGCAGCAGTCTTAGTAAGGACCACCGCTTCTGCTGCTCACCACTCAATCATTTCTCTAATGGTCTTTCATGCACAGTACAGGTTGCCACCCATTTGTACCTTGAAATTGCATCTGGGTACTATGTACATTGTAGCAACTGAATTTGCTTACTTTAATGAGGTTCCCATCAAGTCAGGTGGATGCTTCGACCACCCTTGTAAATCCCCTCAGAAAGAGGCAGAATTAGAGCAGGAATGTGGGAGTTAAGTGCAGCACCATGATTTTAGGTCTGATGCAATCCTGTTCCTGCCTGGCTGCCCAAGTTAAAATCCACTGACCCCCCCTGCCCAGCCACCCCCCAATCTCACACACCCCTGTCCACTGTGGGCTTTCCAATATTTAAGAAAAATGTGCCATTTATTTTGTTACATAAAACACTACTGAGCctttcttttatttttaaaatcaaGCATCAGACAACATATATTTAACAGTTTAGACTTTGAACACTATTTCCCTGCCGAAAAAATTGAATAGGCTCCTGTGAGCAACTTGGGCGCTTCACGAGCTATGAGAATATATTTTAGCTTGCGTCATCTCAAATTAAGCCTTAATTATTTTATAATAAcactatggactgaattttattggggtgccgCCATAGAGCCCCTAcgatattatgcacgggggctcattagcatcactgcgctgagcctcccccacccccccggcccccCCCACCAATTTTacttggggagaggcgggacatttggcagagtgagagagtttttgacagttgtgcagcaggtgctgggaccctattttaagcaccccagcacctgcttcctgacagctgtcaaagaatacttacctgactgctgaagagtggggctgatgtcaatctggcagcaaagcagcaaGTGCTGCCAAaatccaacaggtcaggcagcatctgtggtgagagaagcagagttaacttgtccaagttcacagacctgaaagttaactctgcttctttctccacagatgctgcctgacctgctgagtgaccccagcactttctgctttgctgccacatact from Heterodontus francisci isolate sHetFra1 chromosome 3, sHetFra1.hap1, whole genome shotgun sequence includes these protein-coding regions:
- the LOC137352511 gene encoding trace amine-associated receptor 1-like, yielding MDTNLSGTAGAVQCCYEFVNGSCPKANRSNILRLTMYMFMLLIILFTVIGNMLLIISISHFKHLYTPTNYLILSLATADFLLGCLVMPYSMVRSVETCWYFGQLFCKFHSSCDIMLSTASILHLCFISVDRYYAVCDPLRYKTRITFFSVQIMVFISWAASAVFAFGLIFLNLNIKGIEEFYYNNIACYGSCTLIFSEISGVVTSLISFYIPGVTMLCIYCKIYFVAIKQVRSINRIMIQFQNIEDKRSRSSRNNERKAAKTLGLVMGVFLICWSPFFICTSMDAFVNFSIPPVLFDALVWFGYLNSTFNPIIYGFFFSWFRKAVTVIWTC